In the genome of Thermoplasmata archaeon, one region contains:
- a CDS encoding alpha/beta hydrolase, whose amino-acid sequence MGLLLKLVTRGMDGKCRDWEARSEAGHRTPDGVEEFLDETFQGAGGAPLGVDIFRPKDRGPVPLPVVVVIHGGGLVVGTRKLTRTISENLVSKGFLVFNPEYRLLSEADAFSEIGDVFAAFTFVSEHLEEYGGDPNRVAVVSESAGCFLAVYAVASLGSPVLREALGLKEPSLHVSSLACFSGMFYTFKRDMLSFAYAKTLYGEKRKDPSFKQLMDPECLEVMGHLPPMFLVSSDKDFLKNYTECYEAALRKAEHPCKYLFYRGNKELDHAFPSLKPDLPESREVLEELIGWIGKIEDGNS is encoded by the coding sequence ATGGGTCTGTTATTAAAACTCGTCACCAGGGGAATGGATGGCAAATGCCGGGACTGGGAAGCCAGATCCGAGGCGGGCCACCGGACCCCTGATGGCGTTGAAGAGTTTTTGGATGAAACATTTCAGGGCGCAGGCGGCGCTCCGTTGGGAGTGGACATCTTCCGTCCCAAGGACCGCGGCCCTGTCCCCCTTCCCGTCGTCGTCGTGATACACGGAGGCGGGCTCGTAGTCGGTACACGGAAGCTAACACGGACAATCAGCGAGAACCTTGTCTCGAAAGGATTCCTTGTCTTCAATCCGGAGTACAGGTTGTTATCGGAGGCGGATGCATTCTCGGAGATAGGAGATGTCTTTGCGGCATTCACCTTCGTTTCCGAACATCTCGAGGAGTACGGCGGCGACCCCAATCGCGTGGCGGTGGTATCGGAGAGCGCCGGTTGCTTCTTGGCCGTGTATGCCGTTGCCTCATTGGGTTCCCCGGTTCTGAGGGAGGCCCTGGGATTGAAGGAACCATCCCTTCACGTATCTTCCCTTGCCTGTTTCAGCGGAATGTTCTACACCTTCAAGAGGGACATGCTCAGCTTTGCCTATGCCAAGACCCTCTATGGGGAGAAGAGGAAGGATCCGTCCTTCAAGCAGCTCATGGATCCGGAGTGCCTCGAGGTGATGGGTCACCTGCCCCCGATGTTCCTGGTCAGCAGCGACAAGGATTTCCTCAAGAATTACACCGAGTGCTATGAGGCGGCCCTGCGCAAGGCGGAACATCCATGCAAGTATCTTTTCTACAGGGGCAACAAAGAGCTGGACCACGCGTTCCCTTCCCTGAAGCCCGATCTGCCGGAGAGCCGTGAGGTCCTGGAGGAGTTGATAGGGTGGATTGGGAAAATTGAAGACGGGAACAGCTGA